A segment of the Paramisgurnus dabryanus chromosome 5, PD_genome_1.1, whole genome shotgun sequence genome:
TGGAGGGAGGTCGCCGCGTCTGTGGGACTCTCCGGTCAGTGCGTCGTTAATACGCGCGCGTTTGGCCGCGCAGTGTTTGCATGTGAAGCGTTTGAGTTTCAgttactttttattttgatttactTAATGCTTCGTAATTATTCGCCTAATAATTTGCACTACTAGCGACTAAAGCAACTAATACGTGTCTaggttttaaatagtaaaactgCCTACAGCGCGTTATAATGGAGACTGCTGGTTGATCATGGCAGCGTTTGAGTTTGACGCGTCGCTAGCAGTGTAGACGTGACGCTAGCGTGGCTTTTTGTTTGCTCTTACGTGGTATGCACATTGACTCAGAAACATGAATGAAGGTTTAATATTAATGGAAGATTTGTGCATTTCTAATGTTTAAAGACCaagttattaaatattaaactaaagcatATTGCGTTGGTTTGTGCGTGTCAATTACGTAACAGGTTTGACCTCACATATCCTTTTCCCATTTTTGGAATTTCAATAGCAATCATATTGGAAATGAAGGAAAATTCTATTTGATTATTAGAgtcatttataaagtttatttgaaaaataatagataatagaaGTGTATTGTACTGGAATACTGTGCTGGACAGTTTGGGAAGTTTTAAAATCCTAAAATATTGACATTTATCCTATTAATTATAAACAATAAACCTTCTGCAttgaaaaaatgtgtttgttttgtaaTCATAGAAAatacattacagaaaattcCCAATAGGGTTAAATTCTGGGAATTTTGGCACATGGATGAAGTTTAGTCAGATGTCGAGGAAGCTAATGTTTGTATGTGATGCATCTTGTTAAAATTACTGAAACTTTCAGAATAATGTCCTTTAATTCCTTAAGTTTCCAACTtgaaatatttccaaaattcccgAGCTTTGCGACCTTAATTCCATACGTGGAAAACATGAAatctttttgtatttttcaaattCGGACTTATCGCTGTTTTTCgtgtttgtatttttgtgtaCCTTCTCGCACTGATTTGATATTTGTTTCCTGCAGTGGTGGAATGCAAAAGAAGATGGAAGAGTTTAAGGGACAGGTACATCAGAGAGAGGAGACTGTGCGCACTAAGAAAGGAACAAGGGGGACGTCGCCTTCACTACTGGCCGCACAGAGAAACCCTCTCATTCCTGGATGCCCACATCAGAAAGAAAAAGCGGGATGGCGAAGCCGAGGGTTCGGAAGATCTGGATGACGTGGCTGGAAGTGGTCAGGATTCACCTGAGGAATCACTCGACGAGTCCAGCGGTGGCGATTCAAAGCCGGTCGAGTCAACCTTGGACAAGTCGAAGGAGGTCGATTCCAAGTCTGAACAGTCCAAGTGTGACAAGTCCAAAACAGAAGAAACAAAGGAATTCATGTCTAATTTCCCAGAGACGAAGCCTTCGATGTCTCCTCAGATAAAACCAAATATCACAGCTCAGTTAAATCCCTTGTCACAATTGCCCCTGTCTTTTGTGACACAGCTTGCCCCCATCAAACAGGTCCAACAAATGACCCAGCTCGCTGTGGTCACCAGTCTGCCGCCCGGTCTGAAGGTCTCGCGGGCATCAAATACACTTCCACAGCAAATCCCCATTAAAACAAACATATCTTCCCCTGTTCTCACAGCATCAGCATCACCTGCAAACGTCAATGGGAAGATTGAAGAACAAGAGGTTGTAAGGAGCATTGATAAACCAGTGCTTGACAGAACCCTTGATGAAGATGAGCTGTTTCTCCTAAGTTATGTCCCTGCCCTGAAAAGACTGACACCACAGAAGAGAGCTGCGGTCAAAATGAAAATCCAGCAGATTATGTTTGATGCTGAATTCAAgtgattgaaatgttgtgtaAGTGAAATATCCTTTCCAGCAACCTTCTTAACATGTAAAGTTGAT
Coding sequences within it:
- the LOC135732216 gene encoding uncharacterized protein, producing MAVAEKLIQSVYAYPVLYNVSYRDYCSSERRAKAWREVAASVGLSVVECKRRWKSLRDRYIRERRLCALRKEQGGRRLHYWPHRETLSFLDAHIRKKKRDGEAEGSEDLDDVAGSGQDSPEESLDESSGGDSKPVESTLDKSKEVDSKSEQSKCDKSKTEETKEFMSNFPETKPSMSPQIKPNITAQLNPLSQLPLSFVTQLAPIKQVQQMTQLAVVTSLPPGLKVSRASNTLPQQIPIKTNISSPVLTASASPANVNGKIEEQEVVRSIDKPVLDRTLDEDELFLLSYVPALKRLTPQKRAAVKMKIQQIMFDAEFK